One Terriglobia bacterium DNA window includes the following coding sequences:
- the rpsS gene encoding 30S ribosomal protein S19, whose product MARSVKKGPFVDEHLLKKVRMLSGASGRNVIKTWSRRSTITPEMVGATIAVHNGKKFIPIYISENMVSHKLGEFAPTRIFKGHTTKAAEKATVVKT is encoded by the coding sequence ATGGCAAGATCGGTAAAGAAAGGCCCATTTGTGGATGAGCACCTCTTGAAGAAGGTGCGGATGCTCAGCGGTGCCAGCGGCCGCAATGTGATCAAGACCTGGTCGCGGCGCTCCACAATCACACCGGAGATGGTGGGAGCCACGATCGCGGTGCACAACGGCAAGAAGTTCATCCCGATTTACATCTCCGAGAACATGGTGAGCCACAAGCTGGGAGAATTCGCTCCCACGCGCATCTTCAAGGGGCACACTACAAAGGCCGCTGAAAAGGCGACCGTCGTCAAGACTTAG